In Capsicum annuum cultivar UCD-10X-F1 chromosome 7, UCD10Xv1.1, whole genome shotgun sequence, one genomic interval encodes:
- the LOC107877277 gene encoding putative F-box/FBD/LRR-repeat protein At4g03220, whose amino-acid sequence MKNTKIILMETRSVKKKRLLDEIYASFSCGEDRISDLPDAVLQHILFFLPIKSIAKLSVLSKRWRHLWHTFPDLDFTTINIPSSSSAYNSISKFNPKGRNKKLNANWTSAGRADFIDEVLSVRGKNSGIRVLRFHANLSFSRLNALIRGAVKHEVQELDVEVATNDYFNFPRSAITSNTLRVFKLKSKYPGFRLPPSSIMKNGFKNLFSLSLSCLIMYEQPSLHDLFTDTAFPLLKKLNLDGCSGLNYLHISCRVLEEFILENCFQLEHLDITCPKLEKLSVKSCFDSYSTSGTDVKIVGPRLKSIVWSNNTITDQSCLENLTSLIEALVGFFVLLEDLGAMKLRSVSNFLSGLSHSHSLVLENQSVEILSKNNHMAGISLRPFTKLRSLELHTGFHKHNIPGLANLFKSSPATNTLILKITNEHNIQRRKWNRDLWQLSNSGEERFWESQSNAMNSFLQHLKVVKIHGFSECESDVSLVKFLLKHGKVLQEMFLCAAEKSRDSLHRERIKSQIMGFSKASCNAKIVFR is encoded by the exons ATGAAGAACACAAAAATCATTTTAATGGAAACAAGATCCGTCAAGAAAAAAAGGCTTCTCGATGAAATATACGCGAGCTTTTCATGTGGTGAAGACCGTATCAGTGATCTTCCTGATGCGGTTCTTCAAcacattcttttctttcttccaaTTAAATCCATCGCTAAACTCAGTGTATTGTCTAAGCGATGGAGACACCTGTGGCACACATTCCCTGATCTCGATTTCACCACCATCAACatcccatcatcatcatcagcttATAACTCAATCTCCAAATTTAATCCAAAAGGACGTAACAAAAAGTTGAATGCAAATTGGACTAGTGCTGGAAGAGCTGATTTCATCGATGAAGTGTTGTCCGTTCGCGGTAAAAATTCAGGGATCAGGGTCCTACGTTTTCATGCAAATTTGAGCTTCTCACGCCTGAACGCCCTGATTCGTGGTGCTGTCAAGCACGAAGTCCAAGAACTCGATGTTGAGGTTGCAACTAATGATTATTTCAATTTCCCTAGAAGTGCTATAACCAGTAACACTTTAAGGGTTTTTAAattaaagtccaaatatccaggGTTCAGGTTACCTCCATCGTCAATTATGAAAAATGGTTTCAAAAATTTGTTCTCATTGTCACTTTCGTGCCTTATTATGTACGAACAACCTTCACTTCATGATTTGTTCACGGATACAGCTTTTCCGTTGCTTAAGAAACTGAATCTTGATGGATGTAGCGGGCTAAATTACTTACATATAAGTTGTCGTGTACTTGAAGAATTCATTCTTGAGAATTGCTTTCAATTGGAGCATTTAGACATAACATGTCCAAAATTGGAGAAATTGAGCGTCAAAAGCTGCTTCGATTCGTACTCAACTAGTGGTACTGATGTTAAGATTGTTGGTCCGAGGTTAAAATCGATTGTATGGTCGAATAATACTATAACGGATCAAAGTTGTTTGGAGAATTTAACTAGTTTGATTGAAGCTTTGGTTgggttttttgttcttcttgAGGATCTTGGTGCAATGAAGCTTCGGAGTGTCAGTAATTTCTTGTCTGGGCTCTCTCATTCACATTCTTTAGTTCTTGAAAACCAAAGTGTTGAG ATACTGTCGAAGAATAATCACATGGCAGGAATCTCTCTACGTCCTTTTACTAAACTGAGATCCTTAGAGTTGCACACAGGATTCCACAAACACAACATTCCAGGATTAGCAAATCTGTTTAAGAGTTCTCCAGCTACTAATACACTCATTCTCAAGATTACCAATGAGCACAACATCCAGAGAAGG AAATGGAATAGGGACCTGTGGCAATTGTCAAACTCTGGTGAAGAAAGATTTTGGGAGTCACAAAGTAATGCCATGAATTCCTTCCTTCAACATCTTAAAGTAGTGAAGATTCATGGATTCTCAGAATGTGAAAGTGATGTTAGTTTAGTGAAATTCTTGTTGAAGCATGGGAAAGTGTTGCAAGAAATGTTCTTGTGTGCAGCAGAGAAATCAAGAGACTCACTTCACAGAGAAAGAATCAAATCACAAATAATGGGGTTTTCCAAAGCATCTTGTAATGCTAAGATTGTCTTCAGGTAA